Proteins from a genomic interval of Marmoricola sp. OAE513:
- a CDS encoding HhH-GPD-type base excision DNA repair protein, whose protein sequence is MKLAITGDEHADAVLNSEPFAVLLGMLLDQQYPMEHAFRGPAKLLDRFGTLDPATIAAADPEEFAALCAVTPAVHRFPGSMATKIQAVARDVVDIYGGDASRIWTEASSGADLVKRVMALSGFGKQKAQIFTALVAKQVGVRPEGWEKAVGDYSLDGYRSVADVVDPASLQKVRDYKKEKKAAAKAG, encoded by the coding sequence ATGAAGCTGGCAATCACCGGGGACGAGCACGCGGACGCCGTCCTGAACTCCGAGCCCTTTGCTGTTCTTCTTGGAATGTTGCTGGACCAGCAGTACCCGATGGAGCACGCCTTCCGCGGTCCTGCCAAGCTGCTCGACCGCTTCGGGACTCTCGACCCCGCCACCATCGCAGCGGCCGACCCCGAGGAGTTCGCGGCGCTGTGCGCGGTGACGCCGGCGGTGCACCGGTTCCCGGGGTCGATGGCGACCAAGATCCAGGCTGTTGCGAGGGATGTCGTCGACATCTACGGCGGTGACGCGTCCCGGATCTGGACGGAGGCCTCCTCGGGTGCCGACCTGGTCAAGCGGGTGATGGCGCTGTCCGGTTTCGGCAAGCAGAAGGCTCAGATCTTCACCGCTCTGGTGGCCAAGCAGGTCGGCGTACGGCCCGAGGGTTGGGAGAAGGCGGTGGGTGACTACAGCCTTGACGGGTACCGGTCGGTGGCCGACGTCGTGGACCCTGCGTCGCTGCAGAAGGTGCGCGACTACAAGAAGGAAAAGAAGGCCGCCGCCAAGGCTGGCTAG
- a CDS encoding carboxymuconolactone decarboxylase family protein: MTTHQPRLNLTAAAPKAAKALFAADQALHESPLDQTILELIKLRVSQINQCVHCIDLHTHDALKAGEAPDRLYQLVAWRESALFTPTERAALDYAEAATTLTEHGVSDEIWTAVREAFTDEELGALVVQTALINAFNRFGVPLLMPAQNRT; the protein is encoded by the coding sequence ATGACCACCCATCAGCCCCGTCTCAACCTGACCGCAGCCGCACCCAAGGCCGCGAAAGCGCTCTTCGCCGCCGACCAGGCCCTTCACGAGTCACCCCTCGACCAGACCATCCTCGAACTCATCAAGCTCCGGGTCTCCCAGATCAACCAGTGCGTCCACTGCATCGACCTGCACACCCACGACGCGCTCAAGGCCGGCGAGGCCCCCGACCGGCTCTACCAGCTCGTGGCCTGGCGCGAATCCGCCCTCTTCACCCCGACCGAGCGCGCTGCCCTCGACTACGCCGAAGCAGCAACCACCCTGACCGAACACGGAGTCAGCGACGAGATCTGGACCGCAGTACGCGAAGCCTTCACCGACGAGGAACTCGGAGCCCTAGTCGTCCAGACCGCCCTCATCAACGCGTTCAACCGCTTCGGCGTCCCGCTCCTCATGCCCGCACAGAACCGCACCTGA
- a CDS encoding NAD(P)H-binding protein has translation MLGRAGMSTYKEQSSRGRLRVAVAGGTGTVGRHVVEQARQRGHEVVSLSRADGVDLIAGSGLDGALAGVQVVIDVASQMVQKSRQSREFFGTVTRNLLDAEAQAGVPHHVALSVVGSDRAPTGYYAGKILQEELLASSPVPWTLLRATQFHEFANQIYGAVTLGPFVVVPKMSSEPVAAAEVAARLLDLAAGKPAGRVKDLGGPRREVLADMVRAYARASGKPDKVIEIPLPGTLGRAMRNGSLTSSPDADHGTTTFSQWLSTTYPE, from the coding sequence ATGCTCGGTCGAGCAGGCATGAGCACTTACAAAGAACAGTCGAGCAGGGGCCGCCTCAGGGTTGCCGTGGCGGGTGGCACGGGGACCGTTGGTCGTCACGTCGTCGAGCAAGCCCGCCAGCGGGGCCATGAGGTCGTCTCGTTGTCCCGTGCCGATGGCGTCGACCTGATCGCCGGCTCCGGCCTCGACGGCGCCCTCGCGGGTGTCCAGGTCGTGATCGACGTCGCGTCCCAGATGGTGCAGAAGAGCCGGCAGTCGCGCGAGTTCTTCGGCACGGTCACGCGCAACCTCCTCGATGCTGAGGCCCAGGCAGGGGTGCCGCATCACGTAGCGCTCTCGGTCGTCGGCAGCGACCGGGCGCCCACGGGCTACTACGCCGGAAAGATCCTCCAGGAAGAGCTCCTCGCGTCCTCACCGGTCCCGTGGACGCTCCTGCGGGCAACGCAGTTCCACGAGTTCGCCAACCAGATCTACGGTGCGGTCACCCTCGGGCCGTTCGTGGTCGTCCCGAAGATGTCCTCCGAACCCGTCGCCGCAGCCGAGGTGGCCGCACGCCTCCTGGACTTGGCCGCAGGCAAGCCAGCGGGACGCGTGAAGGACCTGGGCGGACCACGACGCGAGGTCCTGGCCGACATGGTCCGCGCGTACGCCCGAGCCTCCGGCAAGCCCGACAAGGTGATCGAGATCCCGCTGCCCGGAACCCTCGGACGCGCCATGCGCAACGGAAGCCTCACCAGCAGCCCGGACGCCGACCACGGCACCACCACGTTCAGCCAGTGGCTGTCCACGACCTATCCGGAGTGA
- the sigJ gene encoding RNA polymerase sigma factor SigJ, whose protein sequence is MNDAHVAEGDAATLLTERARLLAIGYRMLGSRSEAEDAVQETYVRWYRQTEHERAEVRNPAAWLTTAMSRVCLNVLGSARHRRESYVGEWLPEPLAAGSVLAAPSRAAGADPAEQAAVADDVTMALMVLLDALTPAERVALVLHDVFGYQFSEIADMVGRTPQAVRKLASTARRHIDEERRRDVTPLQQRQVVESFFAACRSGDVATLVEKLDPEAVVVADGGGQVSAALNPVCGADRVARFLAGIFIKWPEIEASLEDAHGETRMVLRRGAAVAGVATFRVAAGRISNVWLVLNPGKLETWTGIEDLPEGD, encoded by the coding sequence GTGAACGATGCGCACGTGGCCGAAGGTGACGCGGCGACGCTTCTGACGGAGCGGGCGCGCCTGTTGGCGATCGGGTACCGGATGCTCGGGAGTCGTTCGGAGGCCGAGGACGCGGTCCAGGAGACCTATGTGCGCTGGTACCGGCAGACCGAGCATGAACGTGCTGAGGTGCGGAACCCGGCGGCTTGGCTGACCACGGCGATGTCGCGTGTGTGCCTGAACGTCCTGGGGTCGGCTCGGCACCGGCGTGAGTCCTATGTGGGCGAGTGGCTCCCCGAGCCGTTGGCAGCGGGGTCTGTCCTCGCGGCACCTTCCCGGGCCGCAGGTGCGGACCCTGCTGAGCAGGCTGCGGTGGCCGATGACGTCACGATGGCGTTGATGGTCCTGCTCGACGCGCTGACGCCGGCCGAGCGGGTTGCGCTCGTCCTGCACGATGTCTTCGGCTACCAGTTCAGTGAGATCGCGGACATGGTCGGGAGGACTCCCCAAGCGGTGCGGAAGCTTGCCTCCACCGCGCGCCGACACATCGACGAGGAACGGCGTCGAGACGTGACCCCACTCCAGCAGCGGCAGGTGGTCGAGTCGTTCTTCGCAGCGTGTCGTTCCGGGGACGTTGCCACGCTCGTCGAGAAGCTCGACCCCGAAGCGGTCGTCGTTGCTGACGGCGGGGGCCAGGTCAGCGCCGCGTTGAACCCGGTCTGTGGAGCAGACCGCGTCGCGCGGTTCCTCGCCGGCATCTTCATCAAGTGGCCCGAGATTGAGGCGTCGTTGGAAGACGCACATGGCGAGACCCGGATGGTGCTCCGCCGAGGCGCAGCGGTTGCTGGCGTCGCGACCTTCCGCGTCGCTGCCGGGAGGATCAGCAACGTCTGGCTCGTCCTCAACCCGGGAAAGCTCGAGACGTGGACGGGCATCGAGGACCTGCCCGAGGGGGATTGA
- a CDS encoding methyltransferase domain-containing protein — protein MSGARIATAYDGRADEYIELFGSIDQLSPLDRGSIESWSRDIAGLVLDAGCGPGHWSAFMAEATRGDVLGVDASPVMIASARRRFPNARFVVGDLTALPLAGGVVSGILAWFSLIHMEPDELSVALGEFARASSPGCSLLLGYFEGTPRVAFDHAVATAYFWTESSLADVLGQAGWVVRDAATRLDRGHRPHGQLWAELEP, from the coding sequence ATGTCTGGTGCAAGGATTGCGACGGCCTACGACGGCCGAGCAGACGAGTACATCGAGTTGTTCGGCTCAATTGATCAGTTGTCGCCGCTCGATCGCGGATCTATCGAGTCGTGGAGCCGGGATATCGCAGGCCTCGTGCTCGATGCGGGATGCGGACCGGGTCACTGGTCTGCATTCATGGCAGAGGCGACCCGAGGCGACGTCCTTGGGGTCGATGCTTCGCCGGTCATGATCGCCTCAGCTCGACGCCGATTCCCTAACGCCCGCTTCGTCGTGGGGGACCTCACCGCGCTTCCGCTCGCCGGCGGGGTCGTCTCGGGCATTCTCGCGTGGTTCTCGCTCATCCACATGGAGCCTGACGAGCTCTCAGTGGCCCTTGGCGAGTTTGCGCGCGCGTCGTCACCGGGCTGTTCGCTCCTGCTGGGCTACTTCGAGGGCACTCCACGCGTCGCCTTCGATCATGCGGTCGCCACGGCCTACTTCTGGACCGAGAGCTCCCTGGCCGACGTGCTCGGGCAAGCCGGCTGGGTGGTCAGGGATGCAGCGACCAGGCTCGACCGCGGTCATCGCCCTCACGGGCAACTCTGGGCAGAGCTGGAGCCGTGA
- a CDS encoding glutamate-cysteine ligase family protein: MGQDVDHQEFSRADRTKHREKVRQCLDVLALMLRQAQFDSVDPMTGLEIEFNLVDELGEPALKNAEALAAIANPLFQTELGQFNLEINVKPRTLAGDGLAGFEADLRASLNDAESRSAAVGAHLVMIGILPTLKPGHLSPSTISPNPRYQLLSDQILHARGEDIAITINGVEKLAARADSIMPEAACTSTQLHVQVSPEDFAAYWNASQAIAGVQLALAANSPYLLGSELWSETRIPLFEQATDTRSEELKEQGVRPRVWFGERWITSVFDLFEENVRYFPALLPITEEEDPLAVLEAGGTPMLPELRLHNGTVYRWNRPIYDVVDGRPHLRVENRILAAGPTVLDTMANAAFYFGLTRALAENERPLWSQMSFSAAEENFHIAARDGIDAQVYWPGVGQVAATELTLRRLLPLARQGLEGWGVSAQESDRLLGVIEARCLAGQNGATWFRDQVHARQGGGVDRAEALRQTLLEYRERMHSNEPVHTW, from the coding sequence ATGGGCCAGGACGTGGACCACCAGGAGTTCAGCCGTGCTGACCGGACCAAGCACCGGGAGAAGGTCCGGCAGTGCCTGGACGTGCTCGCGCTGATGCTGCGCCAGGCCCAGTTCGACTCGGTCGACCCGATGACGGGACTGGAGATCGAGTTCAACCTCGTCGACGAGCTGGGGGAGCCGGCGCTGAAGAACGCCGAGGCTCTGGCCGCGATAGCCAACCCGCTCTTCCAGACCGAGCTCGGTCAGTTCAACCTCGAGATCAACGTGAAGCCGCGGACGCTGGCGGGCGACGGTCTCGCTGGCTTCGAGGCGGACCTGCGCGCCAGCCTCAACGACGCCGAGTCGCGCTCCGCGGCGGTCGGGGCGCACCTGGTGATGATCGGGATCCTGCCGACCCTGAAGCCGGGGCACCTCAGCCCGAGCACGATCAGCCCGAACCCGCGCTACCAGCTGCTCAGCGACCAGATCCTGCACGCCCGCGGCGAGGACATCGCGATCACGATCAACGGAGTCGAGAAGCTCGCGGCGCGGGCCGACTCGATCATGCCGGAGGCGGCGTGCACGAGCACCCAGCTGCACGTGCAGGTCAGTCCGGAGGACTTCGCGGCGTACTGGAACGCCTCGCAGGCCATCGCCGGCGTGCAGCTCGCGCTCGCGGCCAACTCGCCGTACCTGCTGGGCTCCGAGCTGTGGAGCGAGACCCGGATCCCGCTCTTCGAGCAGGCCACCGACACCCGCAGCGAGGAGCTGAAGGAGCAGGGGGTGCGCCCGCGGGTGTGGTTCGGCGAGCGCTGGATCACCTCGGTCTTCGACCTGTTCGAGGAGAACGTCCGCTACTTCCCGGCGCTGCTGCCGATCACCGAGGAGGAGGACCCGCTCGCGGTCCTGGAGGCCGGTGGCACCCCGATGCTGCCCGAGCTGCGGCTGCACAACGGCACGGTGTACCGCTGGAACCGGCCGATCTACGACGTCGTCGACGGACGCCCGCACCTGCGGGTGGAGAACAGGATCCTGGCCGCCGGCCCCACGGTCCTCGACACGATGGCGAACGCCGCCTTCTACTTCGGCCTGACCCGTGCACTGGCCGAGAACGAGCGACCGCTGTGGTCGCAGATGTCCTTCTCGGCGGCCGAGGAGAACTTCCACATCGCCGCTCGCGACGGCATCGACGCGCAGGTCTACTGGCCGGGCGTGGGACAGGTGGCCGCCACCGAGCTGACCCTGCGACGGCTTCTGCCCCTGGCGCGCCAGGGGTTGGAGGGCTGGGGCGTCTCCGCGCAGGAGTCCGACCGGTTGCTGGGTGTGATCGAGGCCCGGTGCCTGGCCGGTCAGAACGGCGCGACCTGGTTCCGCGACCAGGTGCACGCGCGTCAGGGCGGTGGGGTCGATCGTGCCGAAGCCCTGCGGCAGACGTTGCTGGAGTACCGCGAGCGGATGCACAGCAACGAGCCGGTGCACACCTGGTAA
- a CDS encoding DUF4192 family protein, with translation MDTYTARTPVDLLALVPIVIGFHPEDSVVMLTFGAPGPTEGRSSFQARVDLPVVEHEQRAVAGMLREVARRHEVPRVALVLYTDDDAAASSFADLLVPGLIHDDVTVVDVLRVDGEHFFRVGNQDDPGTPFDLGSHPLTAAGVLRGRVVMESREALADTLVSLDTNDTAAIEKAANDFTDELLASGTTGESVTEVIGAHARWLQEVLAELADSRSPVTADEAGKLLILLSFDALREVAWSQLHRQNAEGYVELLRGLLRRAPEELRPGVGGLLGLAAWLAGDGALAWCALDRCLAVDPEDKLAEHVVALLESAVPPAVWAPVPAEELPLFRSLAARGSAAS, from the coding sequence ATGGACACCTACACCGCACGCACCCCCGTCGACCTGCTCGCCCTCGTGCCGATCGTGATCGGCTTCCACCCTGAGGACTCCGTCGTGATGCTGACCTTCGGAGCGCCCGGGCCGACCGAGGGCCGCTCGTCCTTCCAAGCAAGGGTCGACCTGCCTGTCGTCGAGCACGAGCAGCGCGCCGTCGCGGGCATGCTGCGCGAGGTCGCCCGGCGCCACGAGGTGCCGCGGGTGGCGCTGGTCCTCTACACCGACGACGACGCGGCGGCCTCCAGCTTCGCGGACCTGCTGGTACCGGGGCTGATCCACGACGACGTCACCGTGGTGGACGTGCTCCGGGTCGACGGCGAGCACTTCTTCCGGGTGGGGAACCAGGACGACCCCGGGACGCCCTTCGACCTCGGGTCCCACCCGCTGACCGCAGCGGGGGTGCTGCGCGGGCGGGTGGTGATGGAGAGCAGGGAGGCGTTGGCCGACACCCTGGTCTCCCTGGACACCAACGACACCGCCGCGATCGAGAAGGCGGCCAACGACTTCACCGACGAGCTGCTGGCCAGCGGAACGACGGGGGAGTCGGTCACCGAGGTGATCGGCGCCCACGCGCGCTGGCTCCAGGAGGTGCTGGCGGAGCTCGCCGACTCGCGGTCCCCGGTGACGGCGGACGAGGCCGGCAAGCTGCTGATCCTGCTGTCCTTCGACGCGCTGCGCGAGGTCGCCTGGTCACAGCTCCACCGGCAGAACGCCGAGGGGTACGTCGAGCTGCTGCGCGGTCTGCTCCGACGGGCACCCGAGGAGCTGCGCCCCGGGGTCGGCGGCCTGCTGGGCCTCGCCGCCTGGCTGGCCGGGGACGGTGCGCTGGCCTGGTGCGCCTTGGACCGGTGCCTGGCGGTGGACCCGGAGGACAAGCTGGCCGAGCACGTGGTTGCGCTGCTGGAGTCCGCGGTGCCACCCGCGGTCTGGGCCCCGGTGCCGGCCGAGGAGCTGCCGCTGTTCCGCAGCCTTGCGGCCCGGGGCTCGGCCGCCTCCTAG
- a CDS encoding DNA polymerase IV, whose amino-acid sequence MRSDPSILHIDLDAFFAAVEQRDKPSLRGKPVVVGGIGGRGVVATASYEARAFGVHSAMPTAEARRRCPNAAFLAGRFHAYRETSQIVMSLLREISPLVEPLSFDEAFVDLAASDLTDLSVTAVSAFGLDLKERLADATGGLTSSVGIGTSKFIAKIASELDKPNGMVVIAPGMEQDLLRPMQVTVIPGVGPATAENLRRIGVHTVAELESISIEELVRVIGKAQGTNLYHLARATDDRPVVAEREAKSISVEDTYETDHVDRRILDALVERQSVKVTERLRKARMSGRTVTLKVRLHDFSTHTRSATLPGPTDDARTVNRVAKSLLAELDTSGGVRLLGVGVSGLADWIQDDLFTGTEDVPDEELDDDTETALAALAPRRYWLPGLDVVHEEHGQGWVWGSGRGVVTVRFETATSGPGRVLSFAADDPALRALQPAPEE is encoded by the coding sequence ATGCGTTCCGACCCGTCGATCCTGCACATCGACCTGGACGCGTTCTTCGCCGCCGTCGAGCAGCGCGACAAGCCGTCGCTGCGGGGTAAGCCGGTGGTGGTCGGCGGGATCGGCGGACGCGGGGTCGTCGCAACGGCGTCGTACGAGGCCCGCGCGTTCGGCGTGCACTCGGCGATGCCGACCGCCGAGGCGAGACGGCGCTGCCCGAACGCCGCGTTCCTGGCGGGTCGGTTCCACGCCTACCGGGAGACCAGCCAGATCGTGATGTCCCTGCTGCGCGAGATCAGCCCGCTGGTTGAACCGCTCTCCTTCGACGAGGCGTTCGTCGACCTGGCCGCTTCCGACCTGACCGACCTCTCGGTCACGGCCGTCAGCGCCTTCGGCCTCGACCTGAAGGAACGGCTTGCCGACGCGACCGGCGGTCTGACCTCCTCGGTCGGGATCGGCACCTCGAAGTTCATCGCCAAGATCGCCAGCGAGCTCGACAAGCCGAACGGCATGGTCGTGATCGCGCCCGGCATGGAGCAGGACCTGCTCCGCCCCATGCAGGTCACCGTCATCCCCGGCGTCGGGCCGGCGACGGCGGAGAACCTGCGACGGATCGGCGTGCACACCGTGGCAGAGCTGGAGTCGATCAGCATCGAGGAGCTGGTTCGGGTCATCGGGAAGGCTCAGGGCACCAACCTCTACCACCTCGCCCGCGCCACCGACGACCGACCGGTGGTCGCCGAGCGCGAGGCCAAGTCGATCAGCGTCGAGGACACCTACGAGACCGATCACGTGGACCGCCGCATCCTCGACGCCCTGGTCGAGCGGCAGTCGGTCAAGGTGACCGAGCGCCTGCGCAAGGCACGGATGTCCGGACGCACCGTCACCCTGAAGGTCCGGCTGCACGACTTCTCCACCCACACCCGGTCCGCGACGCTGCCCGGCCCGACCGACGACGCCAGGACCGTCAACAGGGTCGCCAAGTCCCTGCTCGCCGAGCTCGACACCTCGGGCGGCGTCCGTCTGCTCGGGGTCGGCGTCTCGGGTCTGGCGGACTGGATCCAGGACGACCTCTTCACCGGCACCGAGGACGTCCCCGACGAGGAGCTGGACGACGACACCGAGACCGCGCTCGCCGCTCTCGCCCCGCGGCGCTACTGGCTGCCGGGCCTCGACGTGGTCCATGAGGAGCACGGCCAGGGATGGGTCTGGGGGTCGGGCCGCGGGGTCGTGACGGTTCGCTTCGAGACCGCCACCTCCGGGCCGGGACGCGTGCTCAGCTTCGCGGCGGACGACCCGGCTCTGCGCGCGCTGCAGCCCGCACCCGAAGAGTGA
- a CDS encoding biotin-dependent carboxyltransferase family protein — MAENARSLEILDAGALTTIQDLGRPGHAHLGVPRSGALDVPALRLANRLVGNPEAAAGLETTLTGVRFRVSAALRVAVTGASCPVRVDGRDVGWGTAVSVPAGSSVEVGAATSGLRSYVGLAGGVAVEPVLGSRSTDLLSGLGPARVAVGDLLPLGEPGTTAPAVEVARTSARSVLTLDLGPRDDWFHPEAVAALEGATYTVAAESNRIGLRLAGTAIQRVRAGELPTEPMVLGAVQVPPNGQPVIFLADHPTTGGYPVVGVVRAEDLAACAQARPGDRLTLRVRAAARAEPGRPPRS, encoded by the coding sequence ATGGCTGAGAACGCCCGCTCGCTGGAGATCCTCGACGCCGGCGCTCTGACGACCATCCAGGACCTGGGGCGGCCCGGGCACGCGCACCTCGGCGTTCCCCGGTCGGGCGCGCTCGACGTACCGGCCCTCCGTCTGGCGAACCGGCTGGTGGGGAACCCGGAGGCGGCTGCGGGGCTGGAGACCACGCTGACGGGCGTGCGGTTCCGCGTCTCCGCAGCACTGCGGGTCGCCGTCACGGGGGCGTCGTGCCCCGTCCGGGTCGACGGTCGCGACGTGGGCTGGGGGACAGCGGTCTCGGTGCCGGCTGGATCGAGCGTCGAGGTCGGCGCCGCCACCTCCGGGCTGCGCTCGTACGTCGGCCTCGCGGGTGGTGTCGCCGTCGAGCCCGTGCTCGGGTCGCGCTCGACCGACCTGCTCTCCGGGCTCGGTCCGGCACGCGTCGCGGTGGGGGACCTCCTGCCTCTCGGAGAGCCCGGTACGACGGCCCCTGCCGTCGAGGTGGCGCGCACGTCGGCGCGCAGCGTGCTGACCCTGGACCTCGGGCCGCGCGACGACTGGTTCCACCCGGAGGCGGTCGCCGCCCTCGAGGGCGCGACGTACACGGTCGCTGCGGAGTCCAACCGGATCGGCCTGCGCCTGGCCGGTACGGCGATCCAGCGGGTCCGCGCCGGTGAGCTGCCCACCGAGCCGATGGTGCTGGGCGCCGTGCAGGTGCCCCCGAACGGGCAACCCGTCATCTTCCTGGCCGACCACCCGACCACCGGCGGCTACCCGGTCGTCGGGGTCGTACGGGCCGAGGACCTTGCGGCCTGCGCCCAGGCGCGGCCGGGGGACCGGCTCACTCTTCGGGTGCGGGCTGCAGCGCGCGCAGAGCCGGGTCGTCCGCCGCGAAGCTGA
- a CDS encoding carboxyltransferase domain-containing protein gives MEALRVGQHALLVECASDAQVAATYAMVLARAGELGATDVVPAARSVLLDGLADVAAALTLLAGLTAPLAEESAHVGHPEGLVVQLPTSYDGPDLDEVARQWDVTTAEVVALHRRTTFVVTFCGFAPGFAYCSGLPDGLDVARRSEPRASVRPGSVGLAGAYTGVYPSSSPGGWQLIGTTTATLWRPDADQPALLTPGTRVRFVDG, from the coding sequence ATGGAGGCACTCCGCGTAGGGCAGCACGCGCTGCTGGTCGAGTGCGCCTCGGACGCGCAGGTGGCGGCGACGTACGCGATGGTGCTCGCCCGGGCCGGTGAGCTCGGGGCGACCGACGTCGTGCCGGCGGCGCGCTCGGTGCTGCTCGACGGCCTGGCGGACGTGGCCGCAGCGCTGACCCTCCTGGCAGGTCTGACTGCGCCTCTCGCCGAGGAGTCTGCTCACGTCGGCCACCCCGAGGGCTTGGTCGTCCAGCTGCCCACGTCGTACGACGGCCCTGACCTCGACGAGGTCGCCCGTCAGTGGGACGTGACCACCGCCGAAGTGGTGGCGCTGCACCGGCGTACGACGTTCGTGGTCACGTTCTGCGGATTCGCGCCCGGCTTCGCCTACTGCTCGGGTCTGCCCGACGGCCTGGACGTGGCGCGTCGGAGCGAGCCGAGGGCCTCGGTCCGGCCTGGGTCGGTCGGTCTGGCGGGCGCGTACACCGGTGTCTACCCGAGCTCCTCGCCCGGCGGGTGGCAGCTGATCGGCACGACCACCGCGACGCTGTGGCGACCCGACGCGGACCAGCCGGCGCTGCTGACCCCCGGGACGCGGGTGAGGTTCGTCGATGGCTGA
- a CDS encoding 5-oxoprolinase subunit PxpA, whose protein sequence is MHDESPPGRPRIDLNADLGEGVTDDVGLLEVVTSANVACGFHAGDERVMREVCERAAADGIAVGAQVSYADREGFGRRRMDVETGLLTQWVAEQVEVLGRIATAAGTRVSYVKAHGALYNRIADDAEQAAAVLAGSGDLPVLGLPGSVVLGLAVAAGRDAVGEGFPDRGYTDDGRLLPRDQPGALVEEAADVAANAVRLAADPRLRTVCVHGDSPGAVATAWAVRRALGGAGYDVRPRSPSS, encoded by the coding sequence GTGCACGACGAATCGCCTCCGGGGAGGCCCCGGATCGACCTGAACGCCGACCTCGGCGAGGGCGTGACCGACGACGTCGGACTGCTGGAGGTGGTCACCAGCGCCAACGTCGCGTGCGGGTTCCACGCGGGGGACGAGCGCGTGATGCGCGAGGTCTGCGAACGGGCGGCTGCCGACGGGATCGCCGTGGGAGCCCAGGTCTCCTACGCCGACCGGGAGGGCTTCGGCCGCCGCCGGATGGACGTGGAGACCGGTCTGCTCACGCAGTGGGTCGCGGAGCAGGTCGAGGTCCTGGGACGGATCGCGACGGCGGCCGGGACCCGGGTCAGCTACGTGAAGGCGCACGGTGCTCTCTACAACCGGATCGCGGACGACGCAGAACAGGCTGCGGCGGTCCTTGCCGGCAGCGGTGACCTGCCGGTGCTCGGACTTCCCGGCTCGGTGGTCCTCGGCCTGGCGGTCGCGGCCGGACGTGATGCGGTCGGGGAGGGGTTTCCCGACCGCGGCTACACCGACGACGGCCGCCTGCTGCCGCGCGACCAGCCGGGCGCCCTCGTGGAGGAGGCGGCCGACGTGGCTGCGAACGCCGTCCGGCTGGCGGCCGACCCGCGACTGCGCACGGTGTGCGTCCACGGTGACTCACCGGGTGCCGTGGCCACGGCGTGGGCCGTACGACGGGCGCTCGGCGGAGCTGGCTACGACGTCAGACCGCGGTCACCGTCGTCCTAG
- a CDS encoding sigma-70 family RNA polymerase sigma factor produces MTVRRTEREIEGRDSVGLYLDEIARTPLLDAITEVELSKTIEAGLMAAALLEEGRVGRRKGGAPGFATQAELEWMVEEGERAVQQFINANLRLVVSIARKYGRSAMPMLDLIQEGNTGLIRAVEKFDYAKGYKFSTYATWWVRQAITRGIAQQARVVRLPVHVVEELNQVSSARRTLERQLGREPDPSEIATELGLDLDRVLDLIAWGRDHVSLDTPLDVDGDTSLGDLIAQESSPGPDLTVLDTEARDRLNTLVENLDERSADIIRSRYGLVDGRQHKLADIGTKHGISAERVRQLEREAIAKLRRLADPDLAA; encoded by the coding sequence GTGACCGTACGTCGCACCGAACGTGAGATCGAAGGCCGTGACAGCGTCGGGCTGTACCTCGACGAGATCGCACGGACGCCGCTGCTCGACGCCATCACCGAGGTCGAGCTGTCCAAGACCATCGAGGCCGGCCTGATGGCCGCCGCTCTGCTCGAGGAGGGTCGGGTCGGACGCCGCAAGGGCGGTGCCCCCGGCTTCGCCACGCAGGCCGAGCTCGAGTGGATGGTCGAGGAGGGCGAGCGGGCCGTGCAGCAGTTCATCAACGCGAACCTGCGCCTGGTCGTCTCGATCGCCCGCAAGTACGGCCGCAGCGCGATGCCGATGCTCGACCTGATCCAGGAGGGCAACACCGGCCTGATCCGCGCCGTCGAGAAGTTCGACTACGCGAAGGGCTACAAGTTCTCCACCTACGCCACCTGGTGGGTCCGTCAGGCGATCACGCGCGGGATCGCCCAGCAGGCACGCGTCGTCCGGCTCCCGGTGCACGTGGTCGAGGAGCTCAACCAGGTCTCCTCCGCCCGCCGCACCCTGGAACGCCAGCTGGGCCGCGAGCCCGACCCGAGCGAGATCGCCACCGAGCTCGGCCTCGACCTCGACCGGGTCCTCGACCTGATCGCCTGGGGTCGCGACCACGTCAGCCTCGACACCCCGCTCGACGTCGACGGCGACACCTCCCTGGGCGACCTGATCGCGCAGGAGAGCTCTCCGGGCCCGGACCTGACCGTGCTCGACACCGAGGCCCGCGACCGGCTCAACACGCTGGTCGAGAACCTCGACGAGCGGTCCGCCGACATCATCCGGTCGCGCTACGGCCTGGTCGACGGTCGGCAGCACAAGCTCGCCGACATCGGCACCAAGCACGGCATCTCCGCCGAGCGGGTCCGCCAGCTGGAGCGGGAGGCGATCGCCAAGCTGCGGCGCCTCGCCGACCCGGACCTGGCGGCCTGA